The DNA segment GAGCATGCCGTGTTCATGGAACCAGCGGCAGGCATTGAGATGCAGGCGCGTGGCGGCCTCCGGGCGGCGGCTGCGCAAAAAATCAGCAAACAGATGGTGGTAACGCAACCACTGCCCCTGCTCATCCAGCGGTATCAGGAAAACCTGGTGAAGTTGCAGGTAATCGAGCATCGCGGCGCTGTCATCACGATCACGCAGGGCGTCACACAGCCCGCTGCAGAAACGCTCCAGACAGGCCGTGTCATACAGAAATGCCTGCACCTGCTCTGGCAGGTAGTCGATGACTTCCTCAAGCAGGTATTCGCTGACCAGCGCCTCACTGTCTTGTGCGGCATGCCCCTGAGTGGCCAGCAACCAGAAACGCAGCCCCGCTACCCAGCCTTCGTTGCGTTCGATCAATCGCTGCCGGGCCGGGCCATCGGCAACCAGGGCATGGCGCGCCAGCAAGGCCTGCGCTTCAGCGCAGGTCAGGCGCAGATCCTGTTCGTTGAATTCCAGAATATGCCGCGCCAGGCGCAGCCGAGACAGCTGCCAGTCCGGACGCTGGCGGCTGGTGACCAGCAATACCAGCCCGCCTGGCAGATGATCAAGGAGCATTTGCAAACAGCGATCCAGCACCGGCCCCTGAACCAGGTGATAGTCGTCCAGCACCAGCAGCAGCGGCCGGCTCAGCACCAGGTGCATGGCCAGTTCGTCGAGCAAGGCATCGAGCCAGGCTTCCAGCGCCTGTGGCTCCTGGGCGTTGCGCAACCTCAGCGAGGCCAGCGGCTGGCCACCGAGCTGCGGAAAAAAGCCCTGCAGCGCACACAGCAGCCGCTCCATGAAGCGTCCGGGCTCTGCATCTCGTCTACCCAGTCCCAGCCAGGCACTTTGCCATGGTGCCGGCAATGATTCGCAGAACTCCACTGCCAGCGAACTCTTGCCGAACCCGGCGGGCGCGCCGACCAGGATCAGCCGCCCGGACAACCCTTGGCGCAGCCGCTCGCACAGACGCGGGCGCGGCACATGGTCTTCGGATAACGGGGGACGAAAGAAACGCCGCTCCAGCGTATGGGTGGCGTGATCGACGAATCCTTGCATGCGGGACAGATCAGTCATGGCCGGCTCTTGTAATTGTCTTGGCAAGACATTTATTCGGCATCGCAGATGTCCGCAGCCTAACGGCTGCTTGAGCGCTTTTGAAGGACATACCCTAAAGATTCGTAACAAAATTCCTACAAGGATTAAAAAACGTCTGCGCCGCCAATGAAAAAGCCCCCTGACGGGGGCTTGATCACAGCGAACGTTCAGATGCTCAGCGCACACCGTCCTGACGCAGGGCGCCAGAGCTGAATTCGCTGGCGCTGGCCTCGAAGCCGAACTCGTAGGCGCGACGCTCTTCGTTCTTCATGCCCAGCGCCATATAACGGCCGGACTGCAGATCGTACAGGGTTTCGATCACGTACCACGGCACTTGCTTGTCGTAGTAGTTGACGGCATGAGCCTCGGCCACCCGCCACAACTGACCACGACCGTCGTAGTGGTCGATGACCGCAGCCTGCCAGGTGTCTTCATCAATGAAGAAGTCACGTTTGGCATAGATATGCCGCTGGCCGGATTTCAGGGTTGCCGTGACATGCCAGACCCGACGCAGCTCATAGCGGGCCAGGTCCTGATTGATGTGCCCGGCCTTGATGACGTCGTCGTACTTGAGCGAGGTGTCATCGAGCTTGTGACTGTTGGCGGCGATGTACATCTCCTGCTTGCCTACCAGCTTCCAGTCGTAGCGGTCCGGCGCACCGTTATACATGTCCAGGTTGTCCGAGGTCCGGGTGCCATCGGCCGCAGTACCCGGACCATCGTAGGAAACCTCCGGCGCCCGGCGTACACGCCGCTGACCGGCGTTGTACACCCACGCCATGCGTGGTTCCTTGACCTGGTCGATGGTCTCGTGGACCAGCAGCACACCACCGGCCAGCCGCGCAGGCGCGGTGACCTGTTGCTTGAA comes from the Pseudomonas sp. StFLB209 genome and includes:
- a CDS encoding DUF1329 domain-containing protein, with protein sequence MKMTKGLLQASVLGLSMLATGVMAAVSESEAAKLGTSLTPLGGEKAGNADNSIPAWSPMPTNAGAIDGKGFLANPYASEKPLFTITASNVEQYKEKLAPGQYALFKRYPQSYKIVVYPGHRGATVPDSVAAAAKRNATNAKLTAGGNGLENFQTAIPFPIPASGVEVIWNHITRYRGGAVKRQVTQATPQPNGSYSIVKFSDQFVFRDQMKGTGISENILFYFKQQVTAPARLAGGVLLVHETIDQVKEPRMAWVYNAGQRRVRRAPEVSYDGPGTAADGTRTSDNLDMYNGAPDRYDWKLVGKQEMYIAANSHKLDDTSLKYDDVIKAGHINQDLARYELRRVWHVTATLKSGQRHIYAKRDFFIDEDTWQAAVIDHYDGRGQLWRVAEAHAVNYYDKQVPWYVIETLYDLQSGRYMALGMKNEERRAYEFGFEASASEFSSGALRQDGVR